A single window of Prionailurus viverrinus isolate Anna chromosome F1, UM_Priviv_1.0, whole genome shotgun sequence DNA harbors:
- the TNFSF18 gene encoding tumor necrosis factor ligand superfamily member 18 — translation MSLSHMEDMPLSHSGPQGTHRPSWKQWFLYSTIVILLFLCSFSTLILTFLPLKTASEPCVAKFGPLPSKWHMTSPKLPCVNNTADWNLKILRNGLYLIYGQVAPNTTYKEPAPFEVRLCKNKDVIQTLTNNSTIQNVGGTYELDAGDTLHLKFNDEHQVLKNNTYWGILLLTNPQFIS, via the exons atgagtttgagccacatggaAGACATGCCTTTAAGCCATTCAGGCCCTCAAGGAACACACAGACCATCCTGGAAGCAATGGTTCCTCTACTCAACCATAGTTATTTTGctgtttctctgctccttcaGTACACTAATTCTTACTTTTCTTCCACTCAAG ACTGCCAGTGAGCCCTGCGTAGCTAAGTTCG GACCACTTCCTTCAAAATGGCATATGACATCTCCTAAGCTTCCTTGTGTGAATAATACAGCTGATTGGAACCTGAAGATACTTCGGAATGGCTTGTATTTAATTTATGGTCAAGTAGCTCCAAATACAACCTACAAGGAACCAGCTCCCTTTGAGGTGCGGCTATGTAAAAACAAAGACGTCATACAAACTCTAACAAACAACTCTACAATTCAAAATGTAGGAGGGACTTATGAACTGGATGCTGGAGATACGCTTCATTTGAAATTCAATGATGAACATCAGGttcttaaaaataatacctaCTGGGGGATCTTATTGCTAACAAATCCCCAATTTATCTCCTAG